Proteins encoded together in one Salvelinus fontinalis isolate EN_2023a chromosome 6, ASM2944872v1, whole genome shotgun sequence window:
- the ube2d2 gene encoding ubiquitin-conjugating enzyme E2 D2 produces the protein MALKRIHKELNDLARDPPAQCSAGPVGDDMFHWQATIMGPNDSPYQGGVFFLTIHFPTDYPFKPPKVAFTTRIYHPNINSNGSICLDILRSQWSPALTISKVLLSICSLLCDPNPDDPLVPEIARIYKTDREKYNRIAREWTQKYAM, from the exons ATGGCTCTGAAAAGAATTCACAAG GAGTTGAATGACTTGGCACGGGACCCACCAGCCCAGTGTTCAGCAGGACCAGTAGGAGATGACA TGTTTCACTGGCAAGCCACGATAATGGGACCT AACGACAGTCCTTATCAGGGTGGGGTGTTCTTCCTGACTATTCACTTTCCCACAGACTACCCCTTTAAACCGCCAAAG GTTGCGTTTACCACGAGAATCTACCACCCAAATATCAACAGCAACGGCAGCATCTGTCTGGACATCCTGCGATCACAGTGGTCTCCCGCCCTCACCATCTCCAAAG TTCTCCTGTCAATCTGCTCTCTGCTGTGCGACCCAAACCCAGACGACCCCTTAGTACCTGAGATCGCCCGCATCTACAAGACGGACAGGGAAAA GTACAACAGAATAGCTCGGGAATGGACACAAAAGTATGCAATGTAG
- the zgc:110843 gene encoding CDGSH iron-sulfur domain-containing protein 1: MSTPVVIESHGFQMSKDQLTVLVPVAVAAALGGFLVSRYFTGRKKSQVNTCVCKDSAKVVHSFDIEDIGSKAVYCRCWRSKKFPYCDGSHTKHNEITGDNVGPLIIKKKDA, encoded by the exons ATGTCAACCCCAGTAGTAATCGAGAGTCATGGATTCCAGATGTCGAAAG ACCAGCTGACTGTCCTAGTGCCAGTGGCTGTGGCGGCTGCTCTAGGTGGCTTCCTGGTGAGCCGGTACTTCACTGGGCGTAAGAAAAGCCAGGTCAACACCTGTGTCTGTAAGGACAGTGCCAAGGTGGTGCACAGCTTCGACATAGAAGACATTGGCAGCAAGGCCGTCTACTGCCGCTGCTGGAGGTCCAAGAAG TTCCCCTACTGTGACGGTTCCCATACCAAGCACAACGAGATCACTGGGGACAACGTGGGTCCCCTCATCATCAAGAAGAAGGATGCTTAA
- the LOC129858330 gene encoding CXXC-type zinc finger protein 5-like, whose translation MTDTLDMSGPSSPEQQRANRILSEPLRRSLKRSHPCSLSEYLNNTNRLSHRHSSSSMGVRGLLRPTAAQHRPTQLRQTKPRRAHSSNIDLWDSPSGLHLAHAAELLMRAGALTLTPTPRDQGPLGGLGAGEARVEGEEMEGGSGAEGDSTGCVTDFLPLLGCSWFPLNPGLFALMAGGGGFLTSGGGSMGIAGVGEGVEVLRGESSSPGGGGGAGRRKRKRCGECVPCRRTGNCEECSACRNRKTGHQICKYRKCEQLKKKAATGFEKMVFPSGAAFPWLQ comes from the exons ATGACAGATACCCTGGACATGTCTGGCCCTTCCTCTCCAGAGCAGCAGAGAGCCAATAGGATCCTCAGTGAGCCTCTAAGACGAAGCCTGAAGCGCTCtcatccctgctccctctctgagTATCTCAACAACACTAACAGACTATCCCACCGTCATAGCTCCAGTAGTATGGGTGTCAGGGGCCTCCTCCGTCCCACTGCAGCCCAGCACAGGCCAACCCAGCTCAGGCAGACCAAGCCTCGCCGGGCCCACTCCTCCAACATAGACCTCTGGGACTCCCCCAGTGGTCTTCACCTGGCACATGCTGCAGAGCTGCTGATGAGGGCTGGGGCCTTGACACTGACCCCCACACCCAGGGACCAGGGCCCTCTGGGCGGGCTGGGGGCCGGGGAAGCTAGGGtggaaggggaggagatggagggtggGTCCGGGGCTGAAGGGGACAGCACGGGTTGTGTGACAGACTTCCTCCCACTGCTAGGCTGCTCCTGGTTCCCCTTGAACCCAGGCCTGTTTGCTCTGATGGCAGGGGGAGGGGGGTTCCTGACTAGTGGTGGAGGGTCAATGGGGATAGCTGGCGTTGGGGAGGGTGTGGAGGTGTTGCGAGGCGAGAGCTCGTCCCCTGGCGGCGGGGGGGGAGCTgggagaaggaagaggaagcgATGCGGGGAGTGTGTGCCGTGTCGGCGTACAGGGAACTGTGAAGAGTGCAGCGCCTGCCGCAACCGTAAGACCGGACACCAGATCTGCAAGTACAGGAAGTGTGAGCAGCTGAAGAAGAAGGCAGCCACCGGGTTCGAG AAGATGGTGTTTCCATCAGGAGCAGCATTTCCATGGTTACAATAG